The following proteins are encoded in a genomic region of Periophthalmus magnuspinnatus isolate fPerMag1 chromosome 23, fPerMag1.2.pri, whole genome shotgun sequence:
- the LOC117392239 gene encoding NADH-cytochrome b5 reductase 3-like: MNFIFRLLFAKRRPAITLQDPNIKYALRLVDKEIVSHDTRKFRFALPSPAHVLGLPIGQHIYLSARIDGKLVVRPYTPVSSDDDKGFVDLVVKIYFKDVHPKFPEGGKMSQYLESLKINDTIDFRGPSGLLVYKGKGVFAIQPEKKAPAETKTAKHLGMIAGGTGITPMLQIITAVMKDPKDKTVCHLLFANQTEKDILLRPELEEIQVNNPDRFKLWFTVDRAPANWEYSQGFINEEMVRDHLPAPSDDTLILMCGPPPMIQFACNPNLDKVGHSESCRFTF; this comes from the exons ATGAACTTCATTTTCAGGCTTCTATTTGCAAAGCGGAGACCTGCCATTACCCTACAAGACCCCAACATTAAATATGCTCTAAGACTTGTTGACAAAGAG ATTGTGAGCCATGACACAAGAAAGTTTCGCTTTGCTCTCCCTTCACCTGCTCATGTGCTTGGTCTCCCCATAG GTCAGCATATCTACTTGTCTGCCAGAATCGATGGTAAATTGGTTGTACGTCCATACACGCCTGTGTCCAGTGATGATGACAAAGGCTTTGTCGATCTAGTGGTAAAG ATATACTTCAAAGATGTTCATCCAAAATTCCCTGAAGGTGGAAAGATGAGTCAGTATTTGGAGAGCCTCAAAATCAATGACACTATTGACTTCAGGGGGCCGAGCGGTCTTCTTGTGTACAAAGGAAAAG GAGTGTTTGCTATCCAGCCAGAAAAGAAGGCTCctgctgaaacaaaaacagccaAACATCTTGGCATGATAGCTGGGGGGACAG GAATCACCCCTATGCTGCAGATCATCACAGCCGTGATGAAAGACCCTAAGGATAAGACAGTATGCCATCTGTTGTTTGCAAACCAA ACTGAGAAGGATATTCTTCTACGACCAGAGCTGGAGGAGATACAAGTAAACAACCCAGACCGGTTTAAGCTGTGGTTCACAGTGGATAGGGCACCAGCCA ATTGGGAGTACAGCCAGGGTTTTATTAATGAAGAGATGGTGAGGGATCATCTGCCTGCCCCCAGTGATGACACCCTCATTCTAATGTGTGGACCACCACCTATGATCCAGTTTGCCTGTAATCCCAACCTAGACAAAGTAGGACACTCCGAGAGCTGCAGATTCACCTTCTGA